The following coding sequences are from one Flexibacter flexilis DSM 6793 window:
- the hisA gene encoding 1-(5-phosphoribosyl)-5-[(5-phosphoribosylamino)methylideneamino]imidazole-4-carboxamide isomerase, which translates to MFQIIPAIDIIDGKCVRLTQGDFSQKTEYNTDPLAVAKSFENAGLKRLHLVDLDGAKQKKIINISVLESIAKNTNLHIDFGGGIQSDTDIAKAFDHGAAQVTGGSIAIKNATLFEKWISVYGAEKLILGADAKNEKIAISGWEESTEVSIFDFVGQWAAKGIRYVISTDVARDGLLQGAAVELYKKMKLQFPDLQIIASGGVSSLADLQELANLGIYGVITGKALYEKRFTLEELKRFL; encoded by the coding sequence ATGTTTCAGATTATTCCAGCCATCGACATTATTGATGGCAAATGTGTACGCCTAACACAAGGCGATTTTTCTCAAAAAACAGAATACAATACAGACCCTTTGGCCGTTGCCAAATCATTTGAAAATGCAGGATTAAAGCGTCTGCATTTAGTGGATTTGGATGGCGCAAAACAGAAAAAAATAATCAATATTTCGGTACTGGAAAGCATTGCCAAAAACACCAATTTACACATAGATTTTGGTGGCGGCATACAATCCGATACGGACATAGCCAAAGCCTTCGACCACGGTGCAGCGCAAGTTACAGGCGGCAGTATTGCCATCAAAAACGCAACATTATTCGAAAAATGGATTAGTGTTTATGGTGCAGAAAAGCTCATTTTGGGCGCAGATGCCAAAAACGAAAAAATAGCCATATCAGGCTGGGAAGAAAGCACGGAAGTTTCCATTTTTGATTTTGTGGGTCAATGGGCAGCCAAAGGCATTCGGTACGTGATTAGTACGGATGTGGCGCGCGACGGACTTTTGCAAGGTGCGGCAGTGGAGCTTTACAAAAAAATGAAACTACAATTCCCTGATTTACAAATAATTGCCAGTGGAGGAGTAAGCAGCCTTGCCGATTTGCAGGAGCTTGCCAACTTGGGAATTTATGGCGTAATCACGGGCAAAGCCTTGTACGAAAAACGCTTTACGTTGGAAGAACTGAAACGATTTTTATAA
- a CDS encoding TerC family protein translates to MSYNEIVFFSIFLIFVGGMLALDLGVFSKKNHIITFKEAGIWSMVWVAAALVFYTILYTHGDLIHGIEDFSRLREIVYRFGDEQQVHINDHDFAESVQNYRHNLSIEFMTGYLTEYALSVDNIFVIIMIFTSFGVREKYFKKVLFWGILGAIIMRFGFIFLGAALIQKFAWILYLFGGFLIFTGAKMFLEQSGDDDEKIEPEKHFIVRLASRYFSVFPRYVGEYFFIKKNGHVMLTPLFMVLLIIEFTDLIFAVDSVPAVFSITQDPYVVFFSNIFAIMGLRSMFFFLTNIMHLFHYLKTGLAVLLIFIGGKMIAHHWLEPLGFKTEYSLYIIIGILGVSVIASLAFPKKKHHAH, encoded by the coding sequence ATGAGTTACAACGAAATAGTATTTTTCTCTATATTTTTAATATTTGTGGGCGGAATGCTTGCCTTAGATTTAGGCGTATTCAGCAAAAAAAACCACATTATTACATTCAAGGAAGCGGGTATTTGGAGTATGGTGTGGGTGGCAGCCGCGCTTGTTTTTTATACGATTCTTTACACGCATGGCGACTTAATACATGGTATAGAGGACTTTAGCCGCTTGCGTGAGATTGTTTATCGTTTTGGCGATGAGCAGCAAGTACACATCAACGATCACGATTTTGCAGAAAGTGTACAAAACTATCGCCATAATCTTTCCATCGAATTTATGACTGGTTATCTGACCGAATATGCGCTTTCGGTTGATAATATTTTTGTCATTATTATGATTTTTACCTCTTTCGGTGTGCGTGAAAAATACTTCAAAAAAGTGCTTTTTTGGGGAATTTTAGGTGCCATTATTATGCGTTTTGGTTTTATATTTTTGGGCGCAGCTCTGATCCAAAAATTTGCTTGGATATTATATCTTTTTGGTGGTTTTTTGATTTTTACAGGTGCAAAAATGTTCTTAGAACAAAGCGGCGATGATGATGAGAAAATAGAACCAGAAAAGCATTTTATTGTGCGCTTGGCCTCTAGATATTTCTCCGTATTTCCGCGTTATGTTGGCGAATATTTTTTCATTAAAAAGAATGGCCACGTAATGCTTACGCCACTATTTATGGTGTTGCTTATCATTGAATTTACGGACCTTATTTTTGCGGTGGACTCTGTACCTGCGGTGTTCTCTATTACTCAAGATCCGTATGTAGTTTTTTTCTCTAACATATTTGCTATCATGGGGTTGCGTTCTATGTTTTTCTTCCTGACCAACATCATGCACTTGTTCCACTACCTAAAAACAGGTTTGGCGGTGCTACTTATTTTTATTGGCGGAAAAATGATTGCGCATCATTGGCTTGAGCCGCTCGGTTTCAAAACAGAATATTCACTTTATATCATTATTGGCATTTTGGGAGTTAGTGTAATTGCTTCTTTGGCCTTCCCTAAAAAGAAACATCACGCGCATTAA
- a CDS encoding alpha/beta hydrolase, producing MSLHIVRHEPFAWKNTRLSYVQYGDGQRVLLAFHGFGQNKNAWLSVAQALGNEYCIYSFDLFFHGESIWPNSDEPIEKQDVKNIFEAFLQEKQIQQFGVMGFSLGAKIALCLAELFPTRLNQLILAAPDGLHINFWYRLATGSQLMRYIFKSLISNPDFFLNMVHWLGKARLVNKKLLQFALSQMHNPEKRRQVYYSWCAFRKLTPNVELIAANCNQRKIMTVLFVGIADNVIPHKKIKNKLKSIEYKKINILEANHVNLLQKVSEYYKHNLIQSL from the coding sequence ATGAGTTTGCACATCGTAAGGCATGAGCCTTTTGCCTGGAAAAACACGCGGCTTTCTTATGTGCAATACGGCGACGGACAGCGCGTACTTTTGGCTTTTCATGGTTTTGGGCAGAATAAAAATGCGTGGCTTTCTGTGGCGCAAGCCTTAGGAAATGAGTATTGTATTTATAGCTTTGATTTGTTTTTTCATGGAGAAAGCATTTGGCCAAATAGCGACGAACCCATTGAAAAACAAGACGTTAAAAATATTTTTGAGGCATTTTTACAAGAAAAACAGATTCAACAATTTGGTGTAATGGGCTTTAGTTTGGGCGCAAAAATAGCTTTGTGTCTGGCAGAATTATTTCCCACACGCCTGAATCAACTTATATTGGCGGCTCCCGACGGGCTGCATATTAATTTTTGGTATCGGCTGGCAACAGGCAGCCAACTAATGCGTTATATATTTAAGTCGCTGATTTCAAATCCTGATTTCTTTTTGAATATGGTGCATTGGTTGGGAAAAGCAAGGCTCGTGAATAAAAAACTGCTGCAATTTGCCTTAAGTCAAATGCACAATCCCGAAAAACGTAGGCAAGTGTATTATAGTTGGTGTGCGTTTCGAAAATTAACACCGAACGTCGAACTTATTGCCGCAAATTGTAACCAACGCAAGATAATGACTGTACTTTTTGTGGGTATTGCAGACAACGTAATTCCTCACAAGAAAATAAAAAACAAATTAAAATCTATTGAATACAAAAAAATAAATATATTGGAGGCAAACCATGTAAATTTACTACAAAAGGTATCCGAATATTACAAGCATAATTTAATACAAAGTCTATAA
- the dapF gene encoding diaminopimelate epimerase, whose protein sequence is MTIIFHKYQGTGNDFVMIDNRSGVFDRQNNQLVALLCHRRFGVGADGLILIQKRQDFDFEMIYFNADGYEGSMCGNGGRCAVAFAHTLGLFDTHTTFMATDGLHEATITPENEIRLKMQDVSSVERNPEFAYMNTGSPHYVTFSQGLTNKDVFAEGRAIRYNDRFAAVGTNVNFVEKQADNTLFVRTYERGVEDETYSCGTGVTAAALTASVDLPSPIRIKTLGGNLQVAFEAIDSEHFKNIFLIGPAQKVFEGTFEYSAQA, encoded by the coding sequence ATGACAATTATATTTCATAAATATCAGGGAACAGGCAACGATTTTGTAATGATAGACAATCGTTCGGGAGTTTTTGACCGCCAAAATAACCAGCTTGTTGCCTTGCTTTGTCATCGACGCTTTGGAGTGGGTGCGGACGGCCTTATCCTGATTCAGAAGCGTCAAGACTTTGATTTTGAGATGATTTACTTCAATGCCGACGGCTACGAAGGTTCGATGTGCGGCAACGGTGGCCGTTGTGCTGTTGCGTTTGCGCACACGCTGGGGCTATTCGACACGCACACTACTTTTATGGCAACCGATGGTTTGCACGAGGCCACCATTACCCCCGAAAACGAAATTCGCCTCAAAATGCAAGACGTAAGCAGCGTAGAACGCAACCCCGAATTTGCGTATATGAACACAGGTTCGCCGCATTATGTTACTTTCAGTCAGGGACTTACCAACAAAGATGTGTTTGCAGAAGGTCGCGCCATTCGCTATAACGACCGATTCGCGGCGGTAGGCACAAACGTTAATTTTGTAGAAAAACAGGCCGACAATACGCTGTTTGTGCGCACTTACGAGCGTGGTGTAGAAGACGAAACTTATTCGTGCGGCACAGGCGTAACGGCGGCAGCCCTGACCGCTTCGGTGGATTTGCCTTCTCCTATTCGCATCAAAACATTAGGCGGAAACCTACAAGTTGCTTTTGAAGCCATTGACAGCGAGCATTTTAAGAATATTTTCTTGATTGGGCCAGCCCAAAAAGTTTTTGAAGGAACATTTGAATACTCAGCCCAAGCATGA